In Streptomyces sp. ML-6, the genomic stretch CGAAACCGGCGTACGCGGCGTAGCGCGCGATGCCGTAGAGGACGCCGACGACCCCGCCCCCGGCCTGGTCCGCCGGGAGCACGACGGTGGTTTCCGAGGGCGCGCCCACGGAGAAGGTGAAGGCGCCGGACACGGGGTGGCTGTCCGCGGACACGGCCTGCCAGGCGACGGTGTACGTGCCGTCGGGCAGTCCGGCGTGCAGCCGGACGCCGTACTTCACGAGAGAGCCGCTCCCCAGGTCACGCGGTGCGGTGCCGGTGTCGGCGCGCTTGCCGTCGGGGTCCAGGATCCGGATGGAGTCGCTGCCGAGGGCGATCTGTTCGGAGAAGGTGAGCGTGACCTCCTTGGGAGCGGTGGCGACCACCGCCCCGTCCTGCGGGTCGCTCCCGGTGAGCGCGGCATGCGCGGACACCGGGCCGGCGCCGCCCAGCAGCAGGGCGAGCACCGTGCCGACGAGGGCGACGAGGAGCGCGGCCGCGGCGAGGGGGCGGCGTACGGCGGAAGCGGACGGGGAAGGCCCGAAGTGCGGGGCGGTGGCTGTCATGACGAGTCAGTCCCTCACTGCTTCTTCGGGTTGTAGGTGGTCTCCTTCACGGGAAGGTCGACCTTGATCGGGTCGGCCTTCTCGAAGTGCAGCTCTATGGACACCTTCTCGCCCTGCTCGGGCCGCTGCTTGAGTTTCATGAACATGATGTGGTTTCCGCCGCGCTCCAGGTCCAGTTCGCCGCCCGCGGGCACCTCGAAGGACTTCACCATGCGCATGGCCTGGTTCTTCGTCTCGTGGATCGTGACGTCGTCCGAGAGCGGGCTGGTGACGGAGGTGAGCCGGTCGGACGTCCCGCCGTCGTTCTTCACGACGAGGAAGCCGGCCGCCATGTCGCCGACGGGCTGCGGCATGAACGCGCCGGTCACCTTCAGTCGGGGCGCACTGTCCGACGTGGAACATCCCGCCAGCGCCAGCCCGGTGGCGAGGGCGACGACGCCGGCGAGGGCGGTGCGGCGGTTCACGGGTTCTCCCCCTTGACGATCTTGGGGAGGTCCTTGGTGTAGTCGTCGGGCGAGGTGTCCTCGCTGTAGACGAGGTAGCCCTTGTCGGTCTTCGGGGAGAAGGCGATGACCTGGGAGCCGTGCATCGAGACGACGGTGCCGTCCTTCTCCTTCTTCGGCGCGTCGATGCCGATGCCGATCTGGCGGGCGCCCGCCTGGATGGCGGGGAATTCGCCGGTGAGGCCGATGAAGGAGGGGTCCTGGGCCTTGAGCCAGCTGCCGAGCGAGGACGGGGTGTCCCGCTCGGGGTCGGTGGTCACGAAGACGACCCGGAGGTTGTCCTGGTCGGCCTTGGGCAGCGCCTTCTTGGCGATGGCGATGTTGCTCATGATGAGCGGGCAGACGTCGGGGCAGTTGGTGTAGCCGAAGTAGATCAGCGTCGGCTTGCCCTTGGTCTGCTCACGGAGGTCGTAC encodes the following:
- a CDS encoding copper chaperone PCu(A)C; protein product: MNRRTALAGVVALATGLALAGCSTSDSAPRLKVTGAFMPQPVGDMAAGFLVVKNDGGTSDRLTSVTSPLSDDVTIHETKNQAMRMVKSFEVPAGGELDLERGGNHIMFMKLKQRPEQGEKVSIELHFEKADPIKVDLPVKETTYNPKKQ
- a CDS encoding SCO family protein translates to MRKKTMLVAAFVTAAALTLSACGSSDDGAEKPIADVSVQPKTKAATVLDQPFTKPDLVLTDTHGKKYDLREQTKGKPTLIYFGYTNCPDVCPLIMSNIAIAKKALPKADQDNLRVVFVTTDPERDTPSSLGSWLKAQDPSFIGLTGEFPAIQAGARQIGIGIDAPKKEKDGTVVSMHGSQVIAFSPKTDKGYLVYSEDTSPDDYTKDLPKIVKGENP